In the Actinomycetes bacterium genome, one interval contains:
- a CDS encoding desulfoferrodoxin: MTKKMQIYKCEVCGNIVEVLHEGDGELVCCEEPMKLFKENTVDAAKEKHVPVIERNGDMVKVKVGSVAHPMEEKHYIEWIELMDGDKTYRKFLKPGDAPEAEFCVNSKDLYAREYCNLHGLWKG; the protein is encoded by the coding sequence ATGACCAAAAAAATGCAAATATACAAATGCGAAGTATGCGGCAATATAGTGGAGGTTCTCCATGAGGGTGACGGAGAGCTGGTTTGCTGCGAAGAGCCGATGAAACTGTTTAAGGAAAATACGGTTGATGCTGCCAAAGAAAAACATGTCCCGGTAATAGAAAGAAACGGGGATATGGTAAAAGTCAAAGTAGGCAGTGTAGCCCATCCCATGGAGGAGAAACACTATATTGAATGGATTGAACTGATGGATGGCGATAAGACTTACCGGAAGTTTCTAAAGCCGGGAGATGCACCAGAGGCTGAATTCTGTGTAAACAGTAAGGACCTCTATGCCAGAGAATATTGTAACCTTCATGGATTGTGGAAAGGATAG
- a CDS encoding DUF5667 domain-containing protein, which produces MNKKHIQNITDKCLSLMEKGYSLSYCLEKYSYCRDTLEPYLKTAMQTKGLKSLQPDENFRKSTLQHILSQVPQKRPGPRWLKPAIAFIAAFMIVSFSFAGTAYASQDSIPGQAFYPVKRTVEEVQLFIYPPAQKAKLHLNMLNRRIEEARQVMASEDTPQQLADQVMQNIDQQYGQCKQYGCLSAENQDQIIEDIESINSRYQKRYGQKNQNRHNQ; this is translated from the coding sequence ATGAATAAAAAACATATACAAAATATAACCGACAAATGCCTGAGCCTTATGGAAAAAGGCTACAGCCTGTCATACTGCCTTGAAAAATACAGCTACTGCCGGGACACTCTGGAACCTTACCTTAAAACTGCGATGCAGACTAAGGGCTTAAAGTCACTGCAGCCTGATGAAAATTTCAGGAAGTCTACTTTGCAGCACATATTAAGTCAGGTTCCGCAAAAAAGACCCGGGCCAAGATGGCTCAAGCCGGCAATTGCTTTTATTGCTGCGTTTATGATTGTCTCTTTCTCTTTTGCCGGCACCGCTTATGCATCCCAGGACAGTATACCCGGGCAGGCGTTTTATCCGGTTAAAAGAACCGTAGAAGAGGTGCAGCTATTTATTTATCCCCCTGCTCAAAAGGCAAAACTTCACCTTAATATGCTAAACAGGAGAATAGAAGAAGCCAGACAGGTTATGGCATCCGAAGATACTCCCCAGCAGCTGGCTGACCAGGTTATGCAAAATATTGACCAACAATACGGCCAGTGCAAGCAATATGGATGCCTGTCTGCAGAAAACCAGGACCAGATTATAGAAGATATTGAAAGCATAAACAGCCGATATCAGAAACGATACGGCCAGAAAAACCAAAACCGGCATAATCAGTAG
- a CDS encoding FAD-dependent oxidoreductase, producing MKLILEKRMKNTDGVYSFIFSPQGSLTWQAGQYMQFILPHENPDSRGIKRFFSIASAPHEQVVMVTTRILEEEGSSFKRKLMQLKPQDSIQSAGPRGNFRLTEYRRKAVMIAGGIGITPFRSILLDLDYREKMGNIQLFYATQDKPPVFKDELDGLEGRRKSFKMNIIPDRIDSDNLKQGLKDFSEKQYFVSGPMGMVKGIEQQLRDQGIGNRNIKKDYFPGYD from the coding sequence GTGAAGCTGATTTTAGAAAAACGCATGAAAAATACCGATGGGGTATATTCATTTATATTCAGTCCCCAGGGCAGCCTGACCTGGCAGGCAGGGCAGTATATGCAGTTTATCCTGCCCCATGAAAATCCGGACAGCAGGGGGATAAAAAGATTTTTTTCCATTGCTTCTGCTCCCCATGAGCAGGTGGTGATGGTGACTACCAGAATACTTGAAGAAGAGGGAAGCTCCTTTAAGCGGAAACTGATGCAGTTAAAGCCTCAGGACAGTATCCAGTCTGCCGGTCCCAGGGGAAATTTCAGGTTAACCGAATATAGGAGAAAAGCTGTAATGATAGCCGGGGGAATAGGGATCACCCCTTTTAGGTCTATTCTACTTGACCTGGATTACAGGGAAAAGATGGGGAATATACAATTATTTTATGCTACTCAAGATAAGCCTCCGGTTTTCAAAGATGAACTTGATGGACTGGAGGGTAGAAGAAAAAGTTTTAAAATGAACATAATCCCAGACAGGATAGATTCAGATAACTTGAAGCAGGGGCTAAAAGATTTCAGTGAAAAGCAGTATTTTGTATCCGGCCCTATGGGTATGGTAAAAGGTATTGAACAGCAGTTAAGGGATCAGGGTATAGGGAACCGGAATATAAAGAAAGACTACTTTCCTGGATACGATTGA
- a CDS encoding molybdopterin-dependent oxidoreductase, whose protein sequence is MNKKLFYISITLVIIALVAFLSYFIVSNQRQKNQQEPAGFNPQDIDISQIETDVQFAQAIPDYKLLFNGLLKDEKELTFSQVIENYGHLTETRTIHGVRSDGEEVDIEYTGIDLKHIMADLDLLDQAQDVTVYATDLYAANFSADDLYKGIYLVWKREGEYMVPSQDGVLKIVQDNGPTYNWVKNPVLFNFISELRQLADIKEGPDEEMMEFVSQQSMFVLAIGPIPEVDKQDWILEIEGMVANSVTLDYQQLINMPQESVYATLETISNPQGGSLIGNAIWTGVPFSHIMDMAGYSDQAVEVVFYCLDGYSTSITIEEARQPGVMLAYHMNGRQLSAEHGFPVRMVVPAKYGMKWPKWINRIEFVDYDYKGYWESRGWSDYAGRDQPQQRFE, encoded by the coding sequence ATGAACAAGAAATTATTTTACATTTCAATTACATTGGTCATAATAGCCCTGGTGGCCTTCCTGTCCTATTTTATTGTCAGCAACCAGAGGCAGAAAAACCAGCAGGAGCCGGCTGGTTTTAATCCCCAGGATATAGATATCAGCCAGATTGAAACTGATGTTCAATTTGCCCAGGCCATACCTGATTACAAGTTGCTGTTTAATGGTTTACTAAAGGATGAAAAAGAACTAACTTTTAGCCAGGTTATTGAAAACTACGGACACCTGACAGAAACCAGAACCATACACGGGGTCCGCTCGGATGGCGAAGAAGTGGATATTGAATATACCGGAATAGACCTTAAGCATATTATGGCTGATCTGGACTTACTGGATCAGGCACAGGATGTAACTGTATATGCTACCGATCTTTATGCTGCCAATTTTAGTGCAGATGACCTGTATAAGGGCATCTATCTGGTGTGGAAAAGGGAAGGGGAATATATGGTGCCTTCCCAGGATGGGGTTTTAAAAATTGTGCAGGATAACGGCCCCACCTATAACTGGGTAAAAAATCCGGTCCTGTTTAATTTTATTTCAGAGTTAAGGCAGCTGGCGGATATAAAAGAGGGTCCGGATGAAGAAATGATGGAATTTGTTTCCCAGCAGAGTATGTTTGTCCTGGCTATAGGCCCTATACCCGAGGTTGATAAGCAGGACTGGATCCTGGAGATAGAGGGGATGGTGGCAAATAGCGTGACTCTGGATTACCAGCAGCTTATAAATATGCCCCAGGAATCGGTATATGCTACGCTGGAAACTATTTCCAATCCCCAGGGCGGTTCCCTGATTGGCAATGCAATATGGACCGGGGTACCTTTTAGCCATATTATGGATATGGCTGGCTACAGTGATCAGGCGGTGGAAGTAGTTTTTTACTGCCTGGACGGATATTCAACCAGTATAACCATAGAAGAAGCCCGGCAGCCGGGGGTAATGCTTGCTTATCATATGAATGGCCGTCAGCTCAGTGCAGAGCATGGCTTTCCGGTCAGGATGGTGGTGCCTGCCAAGTATGGAATGAAGTGGCCAAAATGGATTAACCGTATAGAATTTGTAGATTATGACTATAAAGGATATTGGGAAAGCAGGGGCTGGTCTGATTATGCAGGAAGAGACCAACCCCAGCAGAGATTTGAATAG
- a CDS encoding peroxiredoxin yields the protein MEERMPLIGEVFPEMEVSTTHGKIKLPLDYAGKWFILFSHPADFTPVCTTEFVAFQKRYDQFKKMNCELIGLSIDQVFSHIKWIQWIKENLDVEIKFPVIADDTGTISKKLGFIHPGKGTNTVRAVLIVDPNAKIRAMLYYPQELGRNMDEILRMIEAFQVGEKNGAAMPANWPHNELIEDEVIVPPPTDERAIGDRMKKYDCFDWWFCHKKI from the coding sequence ATGGAAGAGAGAATGCCCTTGATAGGCGAAGTATTCCCCGAAATGGAAGTATCAACTACCCATGGTAAAATTAAGCTGCCCCTTGATTATGCAGGCAAATGGTTTATTCTTTTCAGCCATCCTGCGGATTTTACCCCTGTATGCACTACAGAGTTTGTGGCTTTCCAAAAGAGGTATGATCAATTCAAGAAAATGAACTGTGAACTTATCGGTCTAAGTATTGACCAGGTTTTTTCCCATATAAAGTGGATACAGTGGATTAAGGAAAATCTGGATGTGGAAATCAAGTTTCCGGTAATTGCTGATGATACCGGAACTATATCCAAAAAATTGGGTTTCATACATCCAGGAAAGGGTACCAATACGGTTAGAGCGGTATTAATTGTTGATCCTAATGCCAAAATAAGGGCTATGCTCTATTATCCTCAGGAATTGGGAAGAAATATGGATGAAATATTAAGAATGATAGAGGCTTTCCAGGTAGGAGAGAAAAATGGAGCAGCCATGCCTGCCAACTGGCCCCATAATGAGCTGATAGAGGATGAGGTTATTGTTCCTCCTCCTACCGACGAAAGGGCTATTGGCGACCGAATGAAGAAATATGACTGCTTTGACTGGTGGTTCTGTCATAAAAAAATATAG
- a CDS encoding sigma-70 family RNA polymerase sigma factor, whose amino-acid sequence MDNLDLYLRQYRKSNDRIWFEKIYNRFMPQLFRYCYYRTGSKQEAEDLCSELALRAYNNLGRKKFNSRQFFGWLYRVARNLLIDYYRKQGRSAVQSPPDKEQVSSENSGLIDNSPYLSIELGIKNEKLFKAMSRLTDLQREVVILKFIEDFDYKLISRITGKRQNTLRGIVFRALDGLKRYMQEYE is encoded by the coding sequence TTGGACAATTTAGACTTATACCTTAGACAGTATAGAAAAAGCAATGACCGGATCTGGTTTGAAAAGATTTACAACCGGTTTATGCCTCAACTCTTCCGGTACTGTTATTACCGTACCGGAAGTAAGCAGGAAGCAGAAGATCTCTGTAGTGAGCTGGCCTTAAGGGCTTACAATAACCTGGGCCGTAAAAAATTTAACAGCCGGCAATTTTTTGGGTGGCTTTATCGGGTAGCCAGAAATCTGCTCATCGATTATTACCGTAAACAGGGCAGGTCAGCCGTGCAGTCCCCTCCGGATAAAGAGCAAGTATCCAGTGAAAACAGTGGTTTAATTGATAACAGCCCTTATCTTTCTATTGAACTGGGAATAAAAAATGAAAAACTGTTTAAAGCCATGTCCAGGCTCACCGATCTGCAGAGAGAGGTAGTAATTTTAAAATTTATAGAAGATTTTGACTATAAACTGATATCCAGGATAACCGGTAAAAGGCAGAATACCTTAAGGGGCATCGTATTCAGGGCCCTGGATGGCTTAAAAAGATATATGCAGGAATATGAATAA
- a CDS encoding TIGR02757 family protein, with the protein MTSWIKPVMVDKQKLDKLYDRYNHRKYVSPDPLQFLYNYPRAEDREIVGFIASSLAYGRVAQIIKSVSAVLDRLGPSPHDFLLDLSDSNIKGMFSGFKHRFTTEDEVEFMLACLRNALKKYGSLNNCFLEGYSVRQENVLQPLLKFISRVTCRPGSFCNSLFPSASGSSALKRLNLYLRWMVREDDVDPGGWQGIEASKLIVPLDVHMHRISKQLGLTCRKQADMKTAMEITLAFKNICPRDPIKYDFALTRLGIKKDGYIF; encoded by the coding sequence ATGACCAGCTGGATTAAGCCGGTTATGGTGGATAAACAGAAGCTGGATAAGCTTTATGACCGATATAACCATAGAAAATATGTAAGTCCGGATCCTCTGCAGTTTTTATACAATTATCCCCGTGCCGAAGACAGGGAGATTGTGGGTTTTATTGCTTCTTCCCTGGCTTACGGTCGGGTAGCCCAGATTATAAAAAGTGTTTCGGCTGTACTGGACCGGCTGGGGCCTTCCCCCCATGATTTTTTGCTTGATTTAAGCGACAGTAATATAAAAGGTATGTTTTCCGGTTTCAAGCACCGGTTTACCACAGAGGATGAAGTAGAGTTTATGCTGGCCTGTCTCCGGAATGCCTTAAAAAAATATGGTTCGCTTAATAACTGTTTTTTGGAAGGCTACAGCGTCCGCCAGGAGAATGTGCTGCAGCCGCTGTTGAAATTTATCAGCAGGGTTACCTGCAGGCCGGGGAGCTTTTGTAACAGCCTGTTTCCTTCAGCTAGCGGCAGTAGCGCCTTAAAGAGACTAAATCTTTATCTGAGATGGATGGTAAGAGAAGATGATGTAGATCCTGGCGGCTGGCAGGGGATAGAAGCTTCCAAGCTTATAGTGCCGTTGGATGTTCATATGCATAGGATATCCAAACAGCTGGGACTTACCTGCAGAAAACAGGCTGACATGAAAACCGCAATGGAGATAACCCTTGCTTTTAAAAATATCTGTCCCCGGGACCCGATAAAATACGATTTTGCCTTAACCAGGCTGGGGATTAAGAAAGATGGATATATTTTTTGA
- a CDS encoding ferritin translates to MISKKMETAINEQINAEMYSSYLYLAMSSYFESVDLSGFANWMRVQAQEELFHAMKFFDFVNERGGRVTLTDIQAPAKEWKSPLEVMENVYTHEQKVTSLINNLVDLAADEKDHASSNFLQWYVAEQVEEESTADGIVKKLKLVSDTGNGLFMIDQELGKRVYTPPASAEE, encoded by the coding sequence ATGATTAGTAAAAAAATGGAAACAGCTATAAATGAGCAAATTAATGCAGAGATGTATTCTTCATATCTTTATCTGGCTATGAGCTCTTATTTTGAGTCTGTGGACCTTTCCGGTTTTGCAAACTGGATGAGGGTTCAGGCCCAGGAAGAGTTATTTCACGCCATGAAGTTCTTTGATTTTGTAAACGAAAGAGGCGGCAGAGTAACTTTAACGGATATCCAGGCACCTGCTAAAGAATGGAAATCCCCACTGGAAGTTATGGAAAATGTTTATACTCATGAGCAGAAGGTTACCAGTCTCATAAATAACCTGGTAGACCTGGCGGCAGATGAGAAAGACCATGCTTCCAGCAACTTTTTGCAATGGTATGTAGCGGAACAGGTTGAAGAAGAGTCTACTGCTGATGGTATTGTTAAAAAGCTCAAGCTGGTAAGTGATACTGGAAATGGTTTATTTATGATAGACCAGGAACTGGGCAAAAGGGTGTATACCCCGCCTGCTTCTGCTGAAGAATAA
- a CDS encoding FprA family A-type flavoprotein — protein sequence MAEKIKPNIFYVGAKDPDRRLFDELIPLPYGTTYNAYLIKGSDKTALIDTVDPAKRDVLFKHLDQLGVDRIDYVISNHAEQDHSGSIPHVLEKYPEAKVVTNEKCKGMLMDLLHIEEEKFLVVEDGSSLSLGDKTLEFMIAPWVHWPETMFTYLKQDKILFTCDYLGSHYSFDDLYVTDQQLIYENAKRYYAEIMMPFANLAKKHLDKVQQLELDIIAPSHGQIYNHYDFILEAYRDWTSDKVKNEVVLAYVSMHGSTKEMVDHFKGELENRGITVKTFNLTGADIGELAMATVDAATIALATPTVLAGPHPAAVYAAYLIKALRPKTRYLALFGSYGWGGKTKEIIADLVSTLKAEILEPVIIKGLPREEDFNLLDNLAAEIKTKHDQLD from the coding sequence ATGGCTGAGAAAATAAAGCCGAATATATTTTATGTTGGGGCCAAGGATCCGGACCGAAGGCTGTTCGATGAGCTGATCCCTTTGCCCTATGGCACTACCTATAATGCATATTTAATTAAGGGGAGCGATAAAACTGCACTAATTGATACCGTAGATCCGGCTAAAAGGGATGTGCTTTTTAAACATCTGGACCAGCTGGGCGTAGACCGGATAGACTATGTAATATCCAATCATGCCGAGCAGGACCATTCGGGTTCCATTCCTCATGTCTTAGAAAAATATCCGGAAGCAAAAGTGGTAACCAATGAAAAATGTAAGGGGATGCTGATGGATCTGCTGCATATAGAAGAAGAAAAATTCTTGGTGGTAGAAGATGGCTCCTCGCTTTCCCTGGGAGACAAAACCCTGGAATTTATGATAGCCCCCTGGGTTCATTGGCCGGAAACTATGTTTACTTATCTTAAACAGGATAAGATATTGTTTACATGCGACTATCTGGGTTCACATTATTCCTTTGATGACCTTTATGTGACCGACCAGCAGTTAATCTACGAAAATGCCAAGAGGTATTATGCAGAGATAATGATGCCTTTTGCCAATCTGGCCAAAAAGCATCTGGATAAAGTTCAGCAATTGGAGCTGGATATTATAGCTCCCAGCCATGGCCAGATTTATAACCACTACGATTTTATACTTGAAGCTTACCGGGACTGGACCTCGGATAAGGTAAAGAACGAGGTAGTACTGGCCTATGTTTCCATGCATGGAAGCACCAAAGAAATGGTGGACCATTTTAAAGGTGAGCTGGAGAACAGGGGAATAACGGTAAAGACTTTCAATCTAACCGGCGCCGATATTGGAGAATTGGCCATGGCAACAGTGGATGCAGCAACCATTGCTTTAGCTACTCCTACCGTACTGGCCGGGCCCCATCCGGCAGCGGTATATGCTGCTTACCTGATTAAAGCCTTAAGGCCCAAAACCAGATACCTGGCTCTGTTTGGATCCTATGGATGGGGAGGTAAAACCAAGGAAATAATTGCTGATCTGGTTTCCACGCTGAAGGCAGAAATACTGGAACCGGTAATAATAAAAGGCTTGCCCCGGGAAGAGGATTTTAATCTGCTGGATAATCTGGCTGCAGAGATCAAGACCAAGCATGACCAGCTGGATTAA
- a CDS encoding DUF4405 domain-containing protein — protein sequence MRLKIKLKIITDIFLLFFALISAITGVLLLATPSGPGTRAGFEVGASILDLTSKSSLKLFHDWSSILLIAMVVFHLMLNGSTIACYFKKYFRTLKNNSCEKI from the coding sequence ATGAGGTTGAAAATTAAGTTAAAAATAATTACCGATATTTTTTTACTATTTTTTGCACTTATCAGCGCCATAACCGGAGTCCTGCTGCTGGCCACCCCTTCCGGTCCCGGTACCCGGGCCGGGTTTGAGGTTGGCGCCAGTATACTGGATCTCACCTCAAAAAGTTCCTTGAAATTGTTCCATGACTGGAGCTCCATATTGCTCATAGCTATGGTTGTTTTTCACCTGATGCTTAACGGCAGCACCATAGCCTGTTACTTTAAGAAATATTTTAGGACGCTAAAGAATAATAGCTGTGAAAAGATATAA